In Streptomyces sp. NBC_01231, the sequence CACCGAGGTGTTCATGGAACACATCAACCTCAAGCGGTACATCCGCGAGCGCATGGACCAGGTCCTCGCCGATGAACCCGCCGAGGTGCGCGAGGCGTACGTACAGGCCCGCACCAAGGAACACCGCGAGCAGCTCGACGCGATCGTGGCCGGCCTGCTGGCCGAGCACGGGCTGCGGCTGCGCTTCGACGAAGTCGTCCACCACGACGACAACGACGCCCTGCGGCAGAGGCTGGCCGGCCAGGCGTGAGTGCGTCGCACCGGCGGCAGTGCCAGGTGTCCAGGTGCCGCTGGTGATGACCACCTACGGCTCGGATGGCGGGACCTTCAGGACCGCAGCGCCGCCTGTTGTTCGACGATCAGTTCCGCAGGGCTGTTGCCGACTCGACCCGGCCGCCGGAGTTGATGGTGATGTCGAGCCGTTTTCCCGAGACGGTGAGTGCGCCGACGGGAAGTGGGCCTGCCGGTCGGAAGTGGATGCGGCCTGTGGGGACGCCGGGATCAAGGCCGGTCATCCCGGTCATGAGGGCGCGCTCCAGGGATGGGTGGGGCGCCACCGATGTCGCGGGCGTGGAGGTTGCGCTGCCGCGCGGAGTTCGGCGCGGACATGACGGTCTCCGGGTGGTGGTGCGGAAACCGCACCACCACCCGGAGACCGTGACCCGAACTGCTTCGTCAGCTGACTGAGAACTGGCTGAAGTTCGCGGTGCCCATACTTCCGGCGTGGGCCGTGGAGAACATGCCCGCGTCCAGTGTGCTGTTCGCGCCGGTCAGTGTTGCGGTGCCGACGGTGGTCCAGGTGGTGCCGTCGGCGGAGTAGGAGCCGGTGACCGATGTGCCGCTCCGGACCAGGCGGAGCCAGACCGGGGCGACGGTGGCGCCTCCGGTCTTGATGGTGTTGGTGTCGAGGTAGCCGTCACCGTTGGAGTCCGACGACAGGGCGATTCCGTTGCCGGGGGTGCTGGCGAGGACGAGGTACCCGGTGGACGAGCCGGCGGAGGCGATGTTGTTGCGCAGCATCAGACCGGCTTTGGCCCAGCTGTTGGTCTTGTCCTGGCTGTCGACGTGGACGGTGACGGTCGAGGACGTTCCTGCGGTCCCCGTCCGGTAGGCGGCGGCGTACTCGTCGTTGTACTGCGTGCCAGAGCGCCACACGTCGATGCCCGCGCTGGTGAGGGAGGTCACTCCGCCGTGCTGGTCGACCGCGGCCGGAGTCGAACTGTATGCCTTGTAGGGAGAGGTGACGATCTGCAGGTTGCTGAAGGTCGCGCTGCCGGCGGTGCTGCTGTGGGCGGTGTGGATGACGCCGGCGTCCTGGGTGGTCGCCATGGACGGCAGGGTCACCGTCGAGCCGACCTGGGTGAAGGTGGATCCGTCGGTGGAGTAGTAGGCGGACACCTGGGTGGCGGTGCGGGTGAGCCGCAACCAGACCGGTGCCTTGACGGTGGCGGCGGTGGACGTGAGCTGGTCGAGGTAGCCGTCGGCGTTGGAGTCCCGCTGGAAGCTGACGCCGTTGTTCGGGGTCACCACCACAGCCGCGTATCCGGCGGAGGAGCCGTCGTCCGTGAGGTCGTTGCGCAGGACGACGCCGGCCTTGGCCCACCCGTTGCTGTTGTCCACGTTGTCGACCCGGGCGGTCACCGAGGTGCCGTCGACAGCCGCATCGGCCTGATAGACGGTGCCATAGGCGTCGTCATGCTGTCCGCCGGCGCCCCAGATGTCCGCGCCCGCGTCGGTGATGGTGAAGCGGCCGCCGCTCTGGCCGGTGTTGGCCGGAGTGGAGGAGTAGGCGCTGTAGGGGGAACTGACGGGGTCGGTGGTCAGCGGACGGTACAGCGGCTGGATACCGGCACTGTCCATGACCGTCCTGGCGCCTGACGGCCAGCTGCCGTTGCTGACGACCACGGTGCCGCTCACCACATCACCGCGGCCGTCGGTGTTGGTGATGTTCGCGGAACCGTTGCTCGTCCAGTTGTCGGTCAGGGTCAGGGCGCCGGTGTTGTTGGTCGCACTGCTGTTCTCATGGCCCCATTCGCCGGTGTTCCGGAAGACGTTGTTGGTGTCCGTGAATTTCCGGGAGCCCTCGTCGTGGTAGAAGCCGAACCAACCGTTGTTGCTGTGGCAGTAGTTGCGTTCGAAGGTGCTGCCCGGTGACGCCGACAGGGTGTACATGCAGCCGCCGTCAGTCATCTGCTGCATGAGGTCGTGGATGTAGTTGTCCGTGACGTGGTTGTTGGCGGCGGTGGTCGCGGTCGTGTAGGTGGGCTGATAGTTGTACAGGCCGCGGTTGACGTAGTCCTGGCTGCCGCCGATGTCGTTGGCGCCCCAGCCGTAGCCGACGGTGAGGCCGGAGTAGGGCAGGTTGTACACCTCGTTGTGCGAGACGGTCGCGCCGTTCACGTAGGTGACGAGGATGGCCGACATGTCGCGGTACTCCAGCGCCACGTCGTGGATGAGGTTGTTGCTCAGCGTGATGTTGCGGTTGGTCATCCGGCTGTCACTGGGGTGGTGCGCGTCCGCCTGAAGGCCGCCGACGACGATGCCGCCGCCCGCGTCCTGGGTGAAGACGTTGCCCGTCGCGGTGACGGTGTCGGCGCCGAGTCCCACGCCGGTGGTGTGGGCGTTGGCGTCGTTGCCGATGCCGAGGCCGCTCTGTCCGAGCTGGGTGAACCGGTTGCCGGTGAACGTGATGTGGTCGGCGGCCGAGACCTGGACGGCGGCGGGCATCTGGTCCCAGTGAGGGCGTGTTGCTTCGAAGAGCCGGCAGCCGCTCTGGCACGAGGTCAGCGCGTCCGACGGGCGGCCCCAGGTACCGGAGATGTACGCACCGGTCTGCTGGCTGGCGTAGCCGTGGGCGGTGGGGTCCAGCCAACTGGTGCCCGAGAACTGCAGCCCTGAGAAGGCGATGTGGGTGGCAGGGGAGGAGTACGTCCCTCCGACGCCGATGAGCGACTCCAGCTTCGGCACCTCGACGTCGGCCTCACTCATGTCCTGCCCGGTGAGCGGCTTGTAGTACAGGGTGCCGGTAGCGGTGTCGAGGTACCACTCGCCGGCCGCGTCGAGGAATTCGTAGGCGTTCTCGATGTAGAGGGGGCCGGCCCGGAAGGGGCTGGTCAGGGTGTCGTAGCCGAACGTGTTGTTGTTCCACGAGGGCTGGGCCATGGTGATGGTGCCGCTGCTGATGCCGGTCACCGGGGCGTAGCGGTCGGTGAAGGATCCGATGCCGTGGATCTCGGTCCGGCCGGGCTGCGCGAGGCTGTTGAGGTAGCTCAGCGAGCTGTTCGTGAAGGTGTAGCCGCTGGTGGTCGCGGTCAGGTCCGAGCGGGTGACCGCGGTGCGGGCCCTGGTGGCCAGGACGCCGTCGACGGAGAGGTGACGCGTGTCGAAGCCTGTGCCGACGTTGCTCTTCCAGATGTTCTTGGCCGAGTCCTGCACGGTCCAGCCGGTGGCCTTCTGTGCTCCGGTGACGACGGGGTGGGCGCCCAGCGCGGCCTTCCAGTTCACCGTGTGGCCGCCGGTGCCGGAGTCCGCCGAGGTGAAGGCGAGCGGCGCGGAGAGCCGGTAGGTGCCGTCGGCGAGCTCGACGGTGATGTCGGCCGTCATGGAGCTGTTGAGCGCCCGCGCGTTGGTCTTGGCCTGGGTGATGGAGCACGGCTGGCTCGCGGAGCAGGTGGTGCCGGAGCCGCTCGGCGAGGCGTAGAGCGTCGTGCCGGCCGCAAAGGCGGGGCCCGCCTGGGTGAGGACTGCGGCGGTCGAGGCGGTGAGCACGGCGGCTGTGGCCAGCCATGTTCTGAGCCGTTTGGGAACCGCGGGACGGATGCGGGCTGTTCGCACGTGACACCTTCCGGGTGGTTCAGAGGGGCCTGCGGTGCCCGTGGCGGGCAGGAGAGAGCCCAGAGGCACAGGAGGGGAAGGGAAATAGGGCTGTAACATTAGACGTCATATGAATTTCGTCAATAGAGCGCGCACGCCGACTCGGCCGCAGTCGGCCCGGGCACGCGAACGCCCCCGGCCTGTCGGCTCGGGGGCAAGTTCGGCGCGGGTGCTCTCGGGAGGCCGGGGGGCTCAGGAGGCGGGAGAGCTCACGTTCGGCAAGCGGCGGCGGCTCCAGGCGGTCTGGATGTGTGCCGCCATGGCCTGTGCGGCCCCGTCGGAGTCCCGGGCCAGTAGCCGCTCGGCGACTGCGCGGTGCTCCGCGTTGGCCCGCTCGCACGCGGTCTCGTCCGGTGTGCCGTTGTACAGGTACGCCGTGCGCGCCTGGGCGTGGAGGATCCGGATGATGGAACGGCCGAGCCTGTTGTGGGATGCCTGCAGGATCCGGTCGTGGAAGGCCACATCGGTCTCGATGAAGCGTGCCGGAACGGCGGTCTCCTCGTCGAGCCGGGCGAGCAGCCGCTCGATGGCTCGCAGGTCCTCGTCGGTGGCCAACTCCGCGGCCTGGGCCGTCATCTGGGCCTCAAGCGTCGACCGGATGTCGACCAACTGGTCGAGGACGACGAGCTGGTCGTCGTGCTGCACGGTCGCGGCGAGCACCACAGGGTCGAGGAGGTTCCATTCCTCTGGCGGGGTGACGGTGGTGCCGTAGCCCTGCCGGGCGAGGACCAGTCCCTTGGCCTCCAGGGACTTGACGGCCTCGCGGATGGTGATGCGGCTGACGCCGAACGTCTCGCAGAGCTCGGGTTCCACCGGCAGGGTCGATCCCGGAGGAATGGCGCCCGACACGATCGTGTCGGTCAGGCTCTCCATGACGGCCTGCGCCAGTCGGGCCGGACGCTTGGGCCAGGGCTTGAGAACGGGCGGCTCTCCTGCTCTGCCGGCGCTGTCCTGGGCCATGTGTGTCCCCCTTGCTGATGCGGATGACGGCGATTCTACTGCGCGGGACTTCTTGACAGCATTCGTATGACGACTTACGTTACACGAAAATTTCGCAGCATTACTTCCCGGTCCAAGGGGTGCAAGCCGTGCGCGTTACCGAAGTCGAGTGCCATCCGGTCCGGGTGCCGGGAGTCAGTCCGCCCTTCGTCTGGCGGGACGGACTCCTGGGCAGCCCGTCCGAGGGCGAGGCCGCGGTGCTGCGCATCCGCACGGACGAAGGGGTCGAGGGGGTGGCGATGTCCCCTCGACGGGGCAGCGGGGTCATCCTGGCGGACCTGCTGGACCGCGTACTGCGCGAGGAGTTGGTGGGACAGGATCCCCTGCAGCGGGAATGGCTCTGGCACCGCATGTGGGAGCTGGACCGCACGGAGGAGCTACCGCTCTATCTGCTGGGCCTGGTCGACACCGCGCTGTGGGACCTGGCCGGACGACTCGCCGACCGGCCCACCTGGCAGATGCTCGGCGGTTACCGCACCTCGATACCCGCCTACGCCTCCACTGTCACCTACTCCTCGGTCGAGGAGTACCTGGACATCGCCGACCAGGCCCTGGAGCTCGGCTACCCGGCCATCAAGCTCCACGCCTGGGGTGACGCCCGCCGCGACGCCCGCCTGTCGGTGGCTCTGCGTGAACATGTGGGGGACGACATCCCGCTGATGTTCGACGGGTCGGCAGGCTTCGACCTGCCCGACGCGATCCATCTCGGGCGCGCCCTCTCGGACGCCGACTACCTCTGGTACGAGGAGCCGATGAGGGAGTTCAGCGTCACCGCGTACAAGCGCCTCGCCGACGCGGTTGCCGTTCCCCTCCTCGTGGCCGAGACCTCCGACGGGGCGCACATGAACTCGGCCGATTTCATCCAGGCCGGCGCCGCCACCTTCGGAGTCCGCGCCTCCACCCAACTGCGCGGCGGCTTCACCGGCGCGATGCGCACCGCCCACCTCGCCGACGCCTACCGGCTGCGCGCCGAGGTGCACGGGCCGGAGATCCCCAACAGACATCTGTGCATGGCCATCTCGAACACCACGTACTACGAGTCGCTGGTCATGGGCAACCCCATCAGTCGCGAGAGTGGCATCGACGCCCACGGCCTCGTTCATGCCCCCACCGGCCCGGGCGTCGCCCTTCCGGCGGGCTTGGATTATCCTCCCGTCCTTCAGGGATTTGTCGACAAGGAGACCGTCACTCCGCCCCGGGCCTGATGACCGGAGCCGCAGGCCCGACCGCCTGACTCGAACACCCCGAACGCGGGCGCCTCTCCCTGTTGTGCGCCATTTCCCAAGATCTGAGGTCAGTCATGAACGACGACGTTCCGGTTTCCTCCCGCCGCCAGCTCAGACACACGGCAGTCGCCGTCCTGGGCACCGTCTCCCTGCTCGCGCTCGCTGCCTGCGGCAGCGCGGACCCCACGCCCACGACGACTTCCTCCCCCGCTGCCTTCAAGCCTGTCGCGCAGCAGGAAGGCAGCGAGATCACGGTCTGGGCGGACGCCGCCCGTGTGCCCGGCGTGCAGGCGTACCAGAAGGCGCACCCCGACGTGAAGCTGAAGATCGTCACGTACAGCGGCGACGCCAACGGGGCCAACGACCTGCAGACCAAGGTCCAGCTGTTCGACCGGACCGGCAGCGGGTGGCCCGACGTTGCCTTCAGCGCCAACGTCAACGACGGCAGCTGGGCCGCCCAGGGCAAGACGCCCTATGCCGCGCCCGTCGACAAGGGCCTGGTCCCGCTCTCGACCCTGAACGGCTTCGCATACGGCGCACTGAACCCCTGCAAGTTCAACGGCGGCACCTACTGTCTGCGCAACGACCTGGCCCAGAACGTGCTCTGGTACAACAAGGAGCTCATGGGCAAGTGGGGCTACTCCGTCCCGACCACCTGGGAGGAGTACCAGGCTCTCGGCGAGAAGGTGGCCAGGGAACACCCCGGCTACCTGGTCGGAACGGCCGGGGACGCCTGGACTCCTGAGGTGTACTTCTGGGCGAGTCAGTGCACCGCCAGCACCACGACCGGTGCCAAGAAGGTCACCGTGGACCTGCACGACCCCAAGTGCACCCGGATGGCCAAGCTGCTCGACGGTCTGATCGCCAAGGGATCGGTCGCCAAGGACACCGTCTTCAGTGCCGGCTTCATCAAGAACCAGGCAAGCAAGGTTTTGATGCTCCCCGGCCCCTCCTGGTTCGGCCAGGTGCTCTTCAACTCCACCTTCAAGATCCCCAAGGGGCAGATCGCCGCCGCCTCCCCGCTGAAGTTCGAGGGCGACGCCAAGAACTACACCGGCAACGTCGGCGGCGGACTGTGGTTCGTCTCCTCCCACAGCAAGAACCTCAAGGCGGCCGCCGACCTGGTCACCTGGATGACAACCTCCGACGCCTACCAGGGCACCGCGGGCACCTACCCCGCGTACAAGAAGGCCGCGGTCACCTGGCTCGCCAACCAGGAGAAGACCGGCTACTTCGCCGAGGACGTCAGCCCCGTCTTCAAGGAATCCGCGGAACTGGTCTGGCCCGGCTGGTCCGCCACCCAGTACAGCCAGGAAGCGATCTACTCCTCCACCGTGATCCCGGCCCTGAACTCCGGCAAGACCCTCACCGACACCCTGGACTCCTGGCAGACGGCCATCACCGACAAGGCCAAGTCCCTCGGATACACCGTCAACTAGCGAAGCGGACCGATGACCACCCACCTCGCAAAGGAGCGGAGCGGCCGCCGCGGCGGCCGCTCGGCCCGCAACCCGGTCGGACGCGCCGGTTACGTCTTCGTCTCCGGCTATGTCCTCCTCCTGCTGGCCTTCGGCGTCCTGCCCACCTGTTACGCGGTGTGGCTGGCGCTGTCCAACTCCCGCAACCAACTCGTCGGACTCGGCAACTTCACCCGGACGTTCACCGACTACCGCTTCGGACCGGCCTTCCTCCACATCGGCCTGTACCTGGTGGTGTGGCTGGCCAGCCTGATGATCCTGGTGGTGCTGCTCTCCCTGATGCTGCACGGCCGCATGCGCAGGGCCTCCACCAGCCTGCGGTTCCTCTTCTACCTGCCAGGCGCCCTCGCCGGGGTGGCGAGCGTACTGCTCTTCCTGATCCTCCTCGACCCGGCCGCCAGTCCCGTCGGCTGGCTGCTGAAGGGCTTCGGCTGGAACACCCTCGCCCAGGTCAACGCCCCCGGTCACCTGCCGGTGCTCTTCACCGTCATCGCCTTCTGGACCGGGGCCGGCGGCTGGATCGTGGTCATGTACGGCGCCCTCAACAGCATCCCCGACGAAATCCTGGAGGCCGCCCGCATCGACGGCGCCGGCACGCTCCAGATCGCCCTGCGCATCCAGATCCCGATGATCACCAAGTGGATCGCGTACATGCTGATCCTGGCCTTCGCGGCCGGCACGCAGCTCTTCGTCGAGCCGCAACTGGTCTCCCTCGCCAGCTGGGGCATGATCCCCGACAGCTGGTCACCGAACCAGCTCTCCTACCAGTACGCCTTCCAGGCAGGCGACTTCAATGGCGCGGCGGCGCTCTCCGTCGACCTTCTCATCCTGGGCCTCGCCTGCGCGGTGCTCGTCGTCTTCCGTACCGGCCTGTTCGAGAGGGACGAAGGATGACCACAGCTCCCACGACCACGGCCCGCCGAAACCCGCCGCCCCGTACCCGTACCGCCGGCGCCCGCACCAGCCCGAGGAAGCCCATGCGCCGGATGCGCCGCCCAAGCTCACTGGCCGCCCGGCTGGCCTGGCTCATCGTCATGGGCCTGGCCGTGCTGTTCTTCTGTGTGCCGGTGGTGTGGCTCCTGCTCGCCACGACCAAGACCGACGGCCAGATCGTGCGGGACAACCCGTTCTCCTTCGGCTCCCTCACCGCGATCGCCGACGCCTGGCACCACCTCTACGCCTTCCAGGAAGGCGCCATCCTCACCTGGCTGAAGAACTCGGCGCTCTACACCTTCGGCGCACTGGCCATCACCCTCGTGACATCGATTCCCGCCGGGTACGCGCTGGCTCTCACTCAGTTCATCGGGCGCCGGATGCTGCTGACCATCACCATGCTGGTGATGCTCATGCCGACAGCCGCGATGGTGCTTCCCCTGTACCTGGGGATGAACGCCGTGCACCTGGACGGCACGATCTGGTCGGTGATCCTGCCGTTCTCCTTCTTCCCGTTCGGGGTCTACCTCACCTACATCTACTTCTCCTCCAATGTCCCCTCCGACCTGCTGTCCGCAGCACGGATCGACGGGTGCTCGGAGTGGCAGGTCTTCCGTCTCGTCGCGATGCCGCTGGCCAAGCCCGTGATCGCCCTGGTCGGCTTCTTCAACTTCGTCGGCAACTGGAACAACTTCTTCCTGCCGTTCGTGATGCTGCCCGACAGCTCCCAGTATCCGGCGCAGGTGGGGCTGAACAATCTGCTCGCCGCCTCGCCGCTGTTCAACACCTCCAGCGGCGCGGGCAACCAGATCATGCGACCCGAACTGGCGCTGGCCACCCTGGTGACCATCGTGCCGGTCCTGATCGTCTTCCTCTTCTCCCAACGCGCTCTGGTGGCCGGCATGCTCGCCGGCGCGACCAAGGAGTGAGGCAGCAGCCGCACCCTTGGCGCCGCGCCGTAGTGGCTACGCCGCCGTATTGGCGACGCCTCCCACACTCGCCGGAAGGACCCCGATGAAACGGGTTGCCCAGACGATCCGCCTGCGGCCCGAGCACCGTGACCTGTATCTGCGCCTGCACTCCGCGGTCTGGCCGGGCGTCGAGGCCGCGCTGCGGGCCGCGAACATCCGCAACTACAGCATCTTTCTGCGCGAGGACACGCTGTTCGGCTACTTCGAGTACCACGGCGACGACTTCGAGGCCGACATGGCCGCTATCGGCGCCGACACGGCCACCCGCGCCTGGTGGGAGCTCACCGGCCCCTGCCAGGAGCCCTGGGCCGATACCGGCACCGGGGGCAACTGGTCGGACCTGACCGAGATCTGGCATCTGAGTGAGTCCGGCACACCGTGACGGTCATCCCCAATCCCGCATCCCTCGCCCGAGCCACCTGACCACCACCCATGGCAAGGAAGCGCCCAGTGAAACTTCTACGAGTCGGCCCGCCCGGCAAGGAGCGTCCCGCAGTCCGCACCGAGGAAGACCGGCTGCTCGACCTCTCCTCCGTGACCTCCGACATCGACGGCTCCTTCCTCGCCTCGGACGGTGTCGACCGGGCCCGAGTGGCGGTCGCGACGGGCAGTCTGCCCGAACTGGATCCGGGTGGTGTGCGGATCGGTGCCCCTCTCGCCCGCCCCGGCAAGATCGTCTGCGTCGGGCTGAACTACCGCGGCCACGCCGCCGAGACGGGCGCGGCGATCCCCGCGCGGCCGGTGGTGTTCATGAAGGACCCGGGCACGGTGGTCGGACCGTACGACGAGGTGCTGATCCCCCGCGGCTCCGTGAAGACCGACTGGGAGGTCGAGCTGGCGGTCGTCATCGGACGGCGGGCCCGCTACCTCGACGGTCCGGACGCCGCGCGGGCCGTGATCGCGGGGTACGCGACCAGCCATGACGTGTCGGAGCGGGAGTTCCAGCTGGAGTACTCCTCGCAGTGGGACCTGGGCAAGTCCTGCGAGACGTTCAACCCGCTCGGACCGTGGCTGGTGACCGCCGACGAGGTCGGCGATCCTCAGGACCTCGGGCTGCACCTGAGCGTCAACGGCGTGAAGCGGCAGGACGGCCACACCAGCGACATGATCTTCCCGGTCGACCACATCGTGTCGTACCTGAGCCAGTACATGGCCCTGGAGCCGGGCGACGTGATCAACACCGGTACGCCCGCGGGCGTGGCCCTCGGCCTCCCCGGCGCCCCCTATCTCCGCCCCGGCGACACCGTCGAGCTCTCCGTCGGCGGCCTCGGCGCCCAGCGCCAGACCTTCGGCCAAGCGTGAAAGGCGCCCCCTTGAGCAAGTCGAGTCAGTTGAGCAGCTTGAGCGGCCTGTCAGGGCTCAAGGCCGTCGTCACCGGCGGCGCGTCCGGCATCGGGCTGGCCACGTCCCGGATGCTGGCCGAGCACGGCGCCACGGTGGCCGTCCTCGACCTCGACCCCTCCGGCGCCCCCGAGCATCTGATCGCCATCAAGGCCGACCTCGGCGACGACGCATCCGTACGTGTCGCCGTGGAGACCGCTGCCGGGCAGCTCGGTGGCCTGGACATCCTCGTCAACAACGCGGGCGTCGGCGCCATCGGCACCGTCGAGGACAACCCCGACGAGGAGTGGCACCGCGTCCTCGACGTCAACGTCCTCGGGACGGTGCGCACCACCCGGGCCGCCCTCCCGTATCTGCGGCGCTCGTCGCACGCGGCGATCGTCAACACCTGTTCCATCGCGGCCACCGCGGGCCTCCCCCAGCGCGCCCTGTACTCCGCCAGCAAGGGCGCGGTGCTGTCGCTGACCCTGGCGATGGCCGCCGACCACGTCCGTGAGGGCATCCGCGTCAACTGCGTCAACCCCGGCACCGCCGACACCCCCTGGGTGACCCGGCTCCTGGACGCCGCCGACGACCCGGAGGCGGAACGCGCCGCCCTCGACGCACGCCAGCCCCTGGGCCGCCTGGTCACCGCGGACGAGGTGGCGGCGGCCGTGGTCTACCTGGCGAGCCCCGCCGCGGCCTCCGTCACCGGCATCGCCCTCGCCGTCGACGGCGGCATGCAGGGACTCCGGCTGCGCCCGGCGGCCGGCGCATGAGAACGACCACGCTGGGCACCACCGACGTCAGGGTCACCGAGCTGTCGTTCGGGGCCGCCGGCATCGGCAACCTCTTCCGCCCAGTCACCGACGAGGCCGCGTTCGCCGCGGTGGAGGCGGCCTGGGACGCGGGCGTACGTACGTTCGACACCGCCCCGCACTACGGGCTCGGGCTGTCCGAGCGACGCCTGGGCGCCGCGCTGCGCGGACGCGACCGCGACACGTACACCGTCTCCACCAAGGTCGGGCGGCTGCTCGAACCCCACCCGGAGGGTGGCCGCGGCGACGATCTCGCCCAGGGCTTCGCCGTGCCCGACACCCACCGGCGAGTCTGGGACTTCAGCTGCGACGGAGTCCTGCGCTCCCTGGAAGCGAGCCTGGACCGCCTCGGCCTGGACCGTGTGGACATCGCCTTGCTGCACGATCCGGACCACCACGCCGAGCAGGCTCTCACCGAGGCATACCCGGCGCTGGAACGGCTGCGCGGCGAAGGCGTCGTCAAGGCGATCGGCATCGGAGTGAACCAGTGCGCGCTCCCCGCCCGCTTTCTGCGCGAGACCGACATCGACGTGGTGTTGCTCGCCGG encodes:
- a CDS encoding aldo/keto reductase, whose translation is MRTTTLGTTDVRVTELSFGAAGIGNLFRPVTDEAAFAAVEAAWDAGVRTFDTAPHYGLGLSERRLGAALRGRDRDTYTVSTKVGRLLEPHPEGGRGDDLAQGFAVPDTHRRVWDFSCDGVLRSLEASLDRLGLDRVDIALLHDPDHHAEQALTEAYPALERLRGEGVVKAIGIGVNQCALPARFLRETDIDVVLLAGRYTLLEQEGLAEVLPEAAARGRSVVVGGVFNSGLLTDPKPGAMYDYAPAPLHVLDRALRMKAVTERHGVPLRAVALRFPLGHPAAASVLSGARSAEEVRDTVHQLRRTVPAELWDGLRAEDLLPPHVPVPAAAPVDEADRPKQKSRSRGGDRHGHAGEHG